The segment GGTTGGATGGGTGTTTGGTTTGATGGACTGTTAAGATGTGGTTATACTATTGTAACACAATCTGCCCCCCGATCGCTTGGCCACACGGCTTCCAGGCATTTGAATCCTGCAGCGACTCTCCATCTTTTCCGGGATTTTGTGGTACAATGACGAAGGGATCGAAGAGCGGGGAAGGGGGGATTCCATGCCCAAAGTGATGGTGTTGCACGGGCCCAACCTGAATCTGTTGGGAAAACGGGAACCGGACATTTACGGGGGCGGGACACTGACAGAGCTGAATGAGCGACTGCGTACCAAAGGCGGGGAACTGGGCTTGGAGGTGGAGACCTTTCAGTCCAACCATGAGGGGGATCTGATCGATCAGATCCACGGGGCCGAGGGAAGAGTGGATGTGCTGGTGATCAACCCCGGTGCATTTACTCACTACAGTTATGCGATCCGGGATGCCCTCGCTTCTGTATCCGTTCCCGCGATTGAAGTACATATTTCCAATGTGCATGGGAGAGAACCCTTCCGGGAGCGTTCCGTCACCGCGCCTGTCACACGGGGACAGATCATCGGATTCGGTTTCCACAGTTACGAGTTGGCTCTGACCGCCGCTGTCACACTGGTCAGGGAAAGGGCCTAATGCAGAAAGGAGAGAGAAATATGGAAAAACGGTTGATGCGGCTGCGGCGCTTGATGGAAGAGCGTGGTATCGAGGCCCTGTTGATCTCCCATCCTGTCAACCGCCGGTATTTAACCGGATTCACCGGTTCTTCCGGCTGGGTGGTGGTGACCCGGAAGGAACAAATCCTGATCACGGATTTTCGGTACAGGGGTCAGGTGAAAGACCAGGCGCCCCACTTCGAGTTTGTGGAACATCAGGGGAATCCCTTCGCCGATGTGAAACAAATCCTGGATCGTTCAGGGGTCCGCGCCATCGCCTTTGAGGAAAACCACCTCACCTTCAGCCAGCACAGGAAGCTGGCGGAGTCGCTGGGGAGCCTGCAAACGGTACCCTCTTCCGATTTGGTGGAAAGACTGAGGCTGATCAAGGATGAGGAAGAAATCCAGCGGATCCGGGATGCCGTTGCCGTCTCTGACGGGGCTTTTGAAAGGATTCTGAAAGAGATGCGACCCGGAATGACGGAGCGGGATATTTCCCTGCGCCTGGAATTCCTCATGCGGGAGGCGGGTGCGGAATCCTCTTCCTTTGACATGATCATCGCCTCCGGTCCCCGCTCCGCTCTCCCCCACGGGGTGGCCAGTGACCGTGTGTTGGAAACCGGGGATCTGGTCACGATGGATTTCGGTGCTTATTATCAGGGGTATTGCTCCGACATGACCCGGACCGTGATGCTGGGAAGTCCCTCAGAGCGACAACGGGAGATATACGGGATCGTTCTTGAAGCCCAGAAGCGGGCGATTCAAGCGATCAAACCCGGAATCAGCGGCAAGGAAGTGGATGCGACGGCAAGAGATTATATCCGGGATCACGGATATGGGGAAGCATTCGGCCACAGCACCGGTCACGGTTTGGGGATGGAGCTTCATGAAGGTCCCACCTTATCCTACAGGAATGAACGGGGACTGGAGCCGGGAATGGTGGTCACCGTGGAACCGGGAATTTACCTCCCGGATGTGGGTGGTGTCCGGATTGAGGACAATGTATTGGTCACGGATGAAGGGTATGAAGTATTGACGAAAAGCCCCAAGGAACTGATTCAGATCGACTGATGACAGCAGAGGAGGAACAGATCGATGATTTCCACCAGCGAATTCCGTACCGGGCTCACGATTGAGTTGGATGGGGATGTATGGCAAGTAATGGAATTTCAGCATGTCAAACCGGGGAAAGGGGCGGCTTTTGTCCGTTCCAAACTGCGGAATCTCCGCAACGGGAACATACAGGAGCGCACCTTCCGCGCCGGTGAAAAAATGGCCCGGGCCCATGTGGAAAGCCGCCAGATGCAATTTCTTTACGAGAGTGGCGGCGAGTACACCTTTATGGATAATGAGACCTACGATCAGGTGACTCTCCCGGCGGAGCGGCTGGAGCGGGAAGTCAAGTTTCTCAAGGAAAACATGAACGTCAACCTGGTCATCTATAACGGGGAGACTCTGGGGGTGGACCTTCCCAACACGGTGGAGTTGGAAGTGGTGGAGACCGATCCGGGGATCCGGGGGGATACCGCCACCGGCGGATCCAAACCGGCCAAACTGGAGACCGGTTTGGTGGTGCAGGTTCCCCTCTTTATCAACCAGGGGGATCGGCTGGTTGTCGACACCCGAAAAGGTGAATATGTTTCCCGGGCCTGACCCTCAAAAAAACTGCCGGCATCTGCATCTGCTGGCAGTTTTTTTGTCAAGACCAGATCCATTGGGCGATTTTCATCAGAAAGGCGGTGATTCCCGCAGCCATCAGCGGGCCCACGGGGATTCCCCGTAAAAAGAGGATGCCGAATATGGACCCGATCACCAGTCCGATGATCATTTGGGGATCCACTTTTAAAAGATCCAATCCTTTACCGTTCATATATGTGGCGATGGCTCCTCCGGCGATGGCCAGGATTCCGGGGACGGAGGTGAACACCCCGAGAACCTCTTTGAGGGAGATGCGGCCGGAAGCGAAGGGGACCAGAACAGCGATCGTCAGGAACAACAGTCCGATCTCCAATCCCCTGCGCTCAACGGCGGGGAAAAAACGTTCCAGATGGGTCAATTTCAAGATGAGCAACAAGCTGGCAGCAGTCGCTATAATGGGCGAGCGGCCGATGAGCCCGATGACGATCAACAACACCAACAAGAGATCTGGATTCATACGCATCCCCTGTCCAACTTGGTTAATACAGGATATGTGAGGACAAGGGGGGTTATGAACTTTCATCTGTCATCGGATGATTCGGCCCTGTTGCCAGCGGGGGACGATGTCGTATCGATCCCTTTGCAGACAATCCAGGAGATCCCGGCGATGCCCCCGGGCGATTAAACGCCGGCCCGCCTGACTCATGGGGAGAATGTCGGTGAGACGCTCCCGGCAGGAAAGGTACCCCAACCGCAGGGTGTGGGCCAGATCACTCAATTCGGCTGACGGAATTATCTCCAGGAGATGGTGGAGGATGCAACCGGCTGCCATCCCGTCTTCCAGGGAAAAACTCCCCCGGGTTCCGGCACAGAGAAAGACGACGTCCCGGTGCAGATCCCGGATGGCTTTTGCACAGGAAGAGGCATTCAAAAAACAGCCCACCCGGATTTCCGATGCCCGATCCGCTTTCAGCAGAGCCCGGGTTCCATTGGTGGTGGTCATGACAATTCCCTTGTTATTCACTCTGTCCTCGGAGTAATCCGCCGGTGAATTTCCCAGGTCAAATCCTTCCAAGCTTTTACCGAATCGCTCTCCACCGGTTAATATCCCGTCTGTGGCAAGCTCCCGGGCTTTGGAAACGGTTTCGGCGGGAATGATGAACAGGGCTCCGTTGGCCAGAGCGGTCACCATACAGCTGGAAGCGCGGAAGGCATCAATCATGACGACGGTTCGGTTGACCAATTGATCGGCGTGGAGATCATCCACGTGGGGGATGACCGTGGCGATCATAGGGTGGCTTCCTCCCGGGGGGAACCAAAGGTGTAAAAGGTGTCGGAGCGCAATCCTCTTCGCAGGGATTCCACCGATAAGACTTCATGAGCGGGGATATTGCCCAGGTTGGTGTCAGCACCGAGGAGCTTCAGAAGGGTGATCTGCTGTGTCCCCTGGGGGCATTCCCACCAAATCCGTGAACCATCCAGTTGTTGTTCCACGTTCAGAACGTAATCGGTGTCCACATCCCCTTTTTCATTGAACATGCCGATGTCCTGCCCGGACTCCCTGCCCTCGACAATGATAAACTCTGCTCCATTCTCCCGGTCCAGGTGAAAGGTTTCCACCAATTCTGCCACCGGGGTGATGGAACCTTTCTGTTTTTTCCCGATTTCCGTGATCACCCGGAAAGAAGAGTCCCTGGCCGCTCTGATCGACTCTGAGCGCTGCCCGGGAGAGAGTGTGATGGTGCCGTCGGAGATCTCCAACCATTGAAATCCGATCCGGGACAGGGTTTCAAAATAGTGGTTCATCCCATCCTGAGTATAAGCCACTTCAAAAAAGGTGCCGCCGGGGTACAGATGTACACCATATGCTTCGGATAAACGAAGCTTCTCTCGCAACAGGTGGAACGGGGTGAGGCCGGTGGTGCCAAAACCCAGTTTGATGAAATCGATGTAGTCGGCCGCCAATTCCAGAAGATCCCGGAAGGCGGAGATGCCCATCCCCTTGTCGATCACCATCGTCAGTCCGCTGGAGCGGGGTTTCTCCTTCCTGGTGAGGGAAGGGTCCCGGAGTCGTTGTTCCCAGATCGGTTTTGCTGTTGGCTCCATATGGTTCCTCCTCTTCCTGAGTCATATGTTCCCTATGCTATGCAAGAGAGGAGGTACAGGTGCCCGTTTTTATGAAAAGCGTGCGGGAACACTCCCCATTTTGATGGGGTGGATAATCGCGAGCGCACCACAGGCATTCCTTTCAGTCATCGGAGTGATTGTGGTTACACGGAAGACCGTGACGTGAACGCCGCACGCAATATCCTTTTCAAAGCGATTGGACATAACCCGGAACCCCGGTATGGTCAATTGGAGCTAATCCTGTTTTGGGCATGGAACGTGCCTTCGTGGATGGAGGTGGTTTGCCACGCCAGATGAAGCGAGAAGCTCGCCATTTCAATGGCGATGCAGTTCACGTGGATCTGAGCCGCTTGCGCCCCAGATAGAGTCGACTGTGGCCATGGGGGCTGCGAAGGCGTTCCGGCTTTCGGATGGCCCAGATGACCAAGATGCCTGTGATTAAAGCCAGACCGGCATTTCCCAGGTACAACAGTAATTTGGTTTTGGCCAACGCGCCGAACACCGGTGGCCCCAGAGCGACGCCGAGGAAACGGACGCTTCCGTAGAGCGAGGTGACAATTCCCCGTTCTTTGGAGCCCACCGCCGAAGTGATCAAGGTGTTCAAACAGGGGAGAATCAGTCCGCTGCCGATTCCGATTCCCACCAGATCAGTGATTAAAAAATAGGTGTTGGACAGAAAGGGAACCAGAGCCATCCCGATGGAGACGATAAACAGACCGGTGACAATAAACCGTTTCATGGTTTGGATCTTCTGTTTGACATGGTTTCCGGCCCACAGGGAGACGGAGCTCATCGCCAACAACGGTATGGCCAGCACCAGCCCTTTCACCACCCCGTCAATTCCGTAGCGCTTCTCCAGAAAATCGGAGAGGAAAAACAAAACACCGAACAGGATGAACAACGTCAATGCTCCGGCCAGAAAGGTGACCAATAACCACCTCCCATCCCGTTTCCATGTTTTCGTGATGTTTTCCCTGTACTTGGAAAGGGGTTGGGGGTTGCGGTTTTGTTTCGGTTCCTGGATGAAAAACCAAAGAGCCAGGGCGATGGGGACAGTCAGGATCGGAAAAGTGAAGAAAAGGGCATACCAGGTGATCAGAGCGAGCAAGGATCCCAGAATGGGACTGACCACTTTGCCGAATCCGTTTGCCGCTTCGATCACGCCCAAGGCACTGCTTCGTTCTTCTTTTTTATACAGATCGCTCACCAAGGCCATGGCGATCGGGGCCGTCCCCGCCGCTCCGATGCCTTGAATGATCCGTCCCGTCAGCATCAGCCAATAAATTCCTCCTCCCCAAACGGCGGCAAAACCGGTGAGCAAGCCCCCTGCTCCGTAGAGGAGAAGGGAGGGGGCGATCACCATTTTCCGCCCGTAACGATCGGAAAGGATGCCGCTCAAGGGGATGATGATTCCTGCAGGAATGGAAAACAGGGTGATCAACAGACTGACCTGCAACGGGCTGATTTTCAGATCGGATTGGATGGTGGGCAGAACTGGAATCAACATGGAATTCCCCAGAACCATGATCACGGGCACCGCGCTTAAAATGGCGAGGACGAGTACTTTGCTTTGCTTCTTTTGTTGGGTATTTCCGGACGCCGCCACACTGTTCACCTCACGACTCGTTTCATTTCACTTCGTATAGATTGACCCAAATCGTCGGGAACTATTTTGATGTATGTCGGAGTGAAAAATGGTGAAGATGATAACAGAAGCAACCCAACCTGAAGGGATGAGATATCGATGGAATACCAAACCCATGTTCCATCCAACAGCCTGCGGAGGGATTTGGCCTTCATCAGAGGATTATTGGAGGGACAGGGACACGCGGAAGAGACACCCGAGGGAAAAGTCCTGGGACGCTTGGTTCGTGTATTGGATGAACTGGCAGAGGAGAATGAAAAGCTGACTGTACGCCTTTCTGAATTGGAGGAGTACGTGGAGGCGGTGGATGAAGACCTGAATGAACTGGAACTGATCATTTATGATGATGAGGAACTTGATGACGAAGACATCGGTTTTTGGGAGGTAAAGTGTCCCAATTGCGATGAGTCTGTATTGGTGAACGAGGAGATTTTTGATACCGCCGAAGAGGCGGATCTCATCTGTCCCCGGTGTGACACCGTTCTTCGTGTCAATGACGAGGGAGAGATCCGGGAAGAATCGGTGCTGATCGAACAGTGATTGAGTCCGTTTTACGTGGGCCCCATGAGGGGCCTTTTTTATTTTCAGTTTAATAGATTGATGTCCCGCTTCTTTTTTGCCGGGCGGGGGGAATAATGATTGTCCTTTTGCCATATGGATTAGGTAAATCCAGTGTGGACAGGAGGTCAGAGGATGCTCGCTCCCATTTTGGAAGTGCTCCCTCTGTCCATTCGCGGGTTGGTAGAATCCCTTCCGTCCCGGGTGTATGAATCTCTGGAAGAGATTCGGGTGCGTCAGGGGAGCCCGTTGGAGGTGGCCACCCCCTTTCACTCCATGTTCCTCAGCCCCTCGGGTCAGGTGGTGACTCGGGAGAGGGAGGGGTATCGGCCGGACAGAGAGGATTGTCAGAAGATGCTGAACCTGGTCAGCCGCCATTCGCTGTATGCTCTGGAAGAAGAACTGCGAAGGGGATACGTCACGATCCGGGGAGGTCACCGGATCGGTTTGTCCGGCCGGGTGGTGGTGGAGGCCGGAAAAGTGAAACATATCCGCGATGTCACCGGATTTAATCTGCGAGTGGCCCGCCAGGTGAAGGGAGTCGCACGGCGATTGCTTTCCCGGATCCTTCCGGGGGGACAGCTGGAAAATATATTGATCGTCTCCCCGCCCCAATGTGGCAAGACAACTCTGCTCCGGGATCTGACCCGGATCGTCAGCTCGGGGGAAACGATCCCGTCCCGGAAGGTCGGGGTGGTGGATGAGCGCTCGGAGATTGCCGGATGTGTGGAAGGGGTTCCCCAGCATGACGTGGGTCCCCGGACCGATGTGCTGGATGGATGTCCCAAGGCAGAGGGGATGATGATGTTGATCCGCTCCATGTCCCCGGAACTCCTGGTGGTGGACGAGATCGGTCGACGGGAAGACGGTGAGGCGGTCTTCGAGGCCGTACACGCCGGTGTCTCTCTGTTCACAACTGCCCATGGAAGTTCGATGGAGGAGGTATGCCGGCGACCGGGAATCGCTCAACTGGTTCGGGAAGGTGTGTTCACCCGCTATATTTTATTGAGCCGAAAACAGGGACCCGGGACGGTGGAGGCGATCTACGACAGGGGGCTGAACCCGGTGCAGGAATCCGGGGTGGTGAAGACGGGATGTTGAAAATGATCGGTGCTTGTATGATCCTCCTGTCCACCACGGCCTTTGGATTTCGGAAGGCCCGGGCCTATGCGGAGAGACCCCGGCAAATCCGGCAGATGCGGGGAGCGCTCTCCCTCATGCGGACGGAAATCTCCTTTGGATCCAGACGGTTGGACCGGATTTGTGAACAGATCGGTCACCGGGAAAAGGAGCCGGTCCGAAGTTTGTATGCCCGCTGTGCTCACTATCTCAGAGAGATGGATGGGGTTTCCACTTTCGAGTGTTGGAAGCGGGCGGTGGAGGAGACTTGGCCCGCCACAGAACTGAAACAGCCGGAGAAAGAAGTGATCACAGACTTTGGAAAAACCCTGGGGATCTCCGACCGGGAGGATCAACTGGCCCATCTGGCCCGGACACAGACCAATCTGGAAGTGGAGGAAGGCCGGGCACGGGAGGAGCAGGAGCGTTATGAGAAGATGTGCAAAAGCCTGGGCATCCTGGGGGGAGCACTGATCGTGATCCTGATTTACTAAAGGCGGGGGGAGAAACCGATGCCTTATAACGTCGACGCCATCTTTCAAATCGCGGGCATAGGCATTATCGTGGCCATGTTGCACACGGTATTGAAACAGATGGGAAAAGAGGAATATGCCCACTGGGTCACGTTGATCGGTTTTATCGTCGTGTTGTTCATGGTGGTGGTTTTGGTGGAAGATTTGTTCCAAACCATCAAAAACGTGTTTCTATTCTCATAGCAGCGGGGGGCGATCCACTTGGAAATGGTCCAGGTGGTGGGCCTGGGACTGATCGCCACCTTTCTGATCCTGGTCATCAAAGAACAGAAACCGGTGTTCGCCTTCCTGTTGGCCACTTTTACCGGTGTGGTGATCTTCCTCAGCCTGATCGACAAAATTGCTGATGTCCTCGGGATTCTGACCCAACTGGCCGAAAAAGCCCGGGTAAACTCCATGTTCTTGGAAACCGTGTTGAAAATCATCGGAATTGCATATATCGCGGAGTTTGGGGCGCAAGTGACCAGAGACGCGGGTCAGGGCTCCATCGCCTCCAAAATCGAATTGGCCGGAAAGATTTTAATCATGGTGATGGCGATCCCCATTATCACGATGATGATCGAAACCGTAGTGCAAATACTTCCTTCATGAGGATGGTTTCCATGGGTGTTTGGATCCGCCTGCTCGGCCCGGTGCTCCTCCTCCTTGTCACTCTTCCACCTCCCGTCGCGATGGCGGCGGAAGGGGAAGGATTGGAAGAAAAAGTGGTTCGGACTCAGCTGGATCAACTTCATACCGAGGAGTTGGAATCTTTCTGGGAGGAACTGAGGAGGGAATACGGCCGTTTTTTTCCCGGAGATCAGCCCCGGGACCTCTTTGATCTGGCAGGTTCCTCCGGCAAAGGGGCCACGGATTGGAAGGCGTATCTGACCGCTTTCGGCAGATATCTGTTTCAGGAAGTGCTCTATAACGGCAAGCTGTTGGGGACGATTATTGTACTGACGGTATTCAGCATGATTTTGCGAACGTTGCAGACTGCCTTTGAACGGAATCAAGTGAGCAAGATCGCCTATGCCATCGCCTTTATGGTGATCATCATCCTGGCGGTGGACAGCTTCTCTGTGGCGGTGGAATCCGCCCAAACGGCGATCTCCCGCATGAACCATATCATGATGGCCTTGGTGCCTCTGGTGTTGACATTGTTGGCATCCATGGGAAATCTGGGTTCAGTCGGGATGTTTCACCCGATGATCGTCCTCATGATCCACCTCATCGGAACCCTGATCCACGCTGTCGTATTTCCCATCCTCTTTTTCTCGGCAATTCTCAGCATCGTCAGCTGCCTGTCCGACAAATACAAGGTGAACCAATTGGCGGGATTGCTGAGAAAAGTGAGTGTGGGGATACTGGGAAGCATGTTGACCGTCTTCTTGGGGATCATTTCGGTTCAGGGTGCCACAGCGGCGGTGGCAGACGGTGTGACGGTACGGACAGCCAAATATGTCACCGGTAACTTTGTTCCGGTGGTGGGCCGTTTGTTTTCCGATGCCGCAGACACCGTGGTGGGCGCCTCTCTGTTGGTGAAAAATGCAATCGGTTTGGTGGGTGTGATCCTTCTCCTTCTGATCATCGCGTTTCCGGCCCTGAAGATCCTTTCCTTGGCTTTGGTGTACAGTTTCTCCGCAGCTGTTATGCAGCCTCTTGGAAACAGCCCGATCATCGAATGTCTCAGTATCATATCCAAGACTTTGATCTATATCTTTGCCGCCTTGGCCACTGTGGGGATGATGTTTTTCCTGGCCATCACCATCATTGTGGCTGCGGGCAACATCTCGGTGATGATCCGGTAGGTGATACCATGATCGAACTGTTGAGCGGTTGGCTGAAACAAATCGTGATCCTGGTTTTGATCGCCGTCTTTATGGACCTCCTTCTGCCCAACAATTCCATGGAAAGATATGTGAAGTTGGTCATGGGACTGTTGATCATCCTGGCCATCCTTTCCCCGATCTTCCAATGGATCCGCCAAGACTTGGATCTGACCCAACTGGCTTTTGACACGACTCAGATGGATGAGAAGGGACTCCCCTCTCTGTCCGGGATTCAAGAGGAAAGCAAACGGCTGACAAAGACACAGGACAGACTGGTGCGGGAAGAGGCACAGCGGCGTCTGGAGCAGACGATTACAAAAGAGGTGGAACAACGCTTCCAGGTCAAAGTGGATCAAACCCGGGTTCAAACCGAGGAAGGGGAAACAGGCGTCGGGATCGCCCAGGTGTCGCTCACGGTGCATCCGGCTGAAAAGGAAGAGAAAAAGGAGATCCCCGCCGTCCCACCGGTGGAGGAAGTGAAGCCGGTGATGATCGACGGAGGCCGGGACAGGGAGCGTGGAGAGGCACGGAAGGAAAGTTCATCTTCCACACAGAGCGTGTGGGAGGAGAAAATCACCCGCTACCTGGCGAAAACACTCCAACTCGAGGACGGACAAGTACACGTGGAAGTTCTTCAGGGGAATCAGGGGAGGTGATCGACCGTGTTGAAACAGCTCCTGGATCGGGTGGAGAAATCCCTTGGGGACGGGGGAGACGGCGGCAGGCGGGTGAGTGCCTTCCGTTGGTTGATCATAATCGGGTGTTTCGGGGTGGCTCTCATGATCCTATCATCTTTTTTCTCGGTTCATGAAGAGACGGGTTTGCCTGAAACCCAAACCCAGGTGAAAAAGGAGGAATCGGCGGTCTGGAACAAAGAGGCGAAAAACATGACGATCAAAGATTATGAATCACTTTATGAAGCGCGTTTGACCGAGGTATTGAGCAAGATTGTAGGTGTCGATGACGTGGCGGTGATGGTCAACCTGGATTCCTCGGAAGAGACTGTGGTGGAGAAAGATATCCGCAGATCCAATCAAGTGACTGATGAACAGGATCAAAAGGGGGGGACCCGGAAAAGCAACCAGGAAAATTCCGATGCAAAGGTGGTGTTGCGGAGAAACGGGGACGGGGAACAACCGATTGTGCTCAAAAAGTTGAAACCCCAGGTGAGAGGGGTGCTGGTGGTGGCCAAAGGCGCGGAAAATCTGAAGGTCAAAGCGGCCATGATCGAAGCGATCCAGCGGGTGCTGGACGTTCCGATGCACCGAATATCCGTGATGCCCAAAGGATGAGGAGGGATACAGGGTGAATATGAACAAACAGACGGTCTGGCTGGTGACCATGTTGACGTTGATGGTGGTTTTGTCCGCCTACTATATTGTGACGGGTCCGGTGGAACCGGCAGTGGATCAGACGGTGTTGGAAGAGTCGGGGGATATTCAGGTGGAGACGCGGGAGAAAGATGACGGAGAAAAGAAGAAGGAGAAAAAAGAGAAGAAAGCGGAGGATCAGTCGGCTGCGGCCAAAACCGACAGCGATTACTTCGTGGGATATCAACTTCAGCGCAGTTCCCTTCGCTCCAAGATGACGGAAGAATATATGAAGGTGCTGACAGATCCCGAGGCGTCCAAGGATGCGTTGAAAGAGGCCCAGGGCAAGATTGACGAACTGATGAAAGTGGACAAATCGGAATCGGTCATGGAAGACTTGATCCGTGAAGAAGGGTTTCGTGACGCTGTGGTGATCACCAACGATGATCACTTTGTCGATGTGATCGTTCAAAGTGATAAACTGAGCAGAAAACAGGTGGTCAAACTGATCGGGATGGTGAAAAAACAGTTGGGAGTTCCCGCCACACAAGTTTCCATCGCACACCGGGGCTGAAGGAAAACCCTCCGCGGGAGGGTTCTTTTCTTGCAATCGGGAGGGTTTTCGACAAGAGCGGGATGACAAGATTGATTCCGTGGAAGCTAAAACGTACAATAAACATAGTGCAGAGGCGAAATACCCGGGGTGAGGGAAACCTTCGATTTCGGTTGTGTCGCACTGATGATTTGATATAAAATCATACGGTGTGACAGAGGGTTCCCTTTGGGATCCATGTCCCTTACCGGGCTTGATGTGTGTGGTAAATAACTCTCTTTTATTCAGGGACCAAGGAGGAGTGGTTGGACTGTGCCGATGAAGATGCACGAATTACGGGAACTGATCCGGCTGGTTGATGAGTCTAAAATTGAAGAGTTTGAACTGGAGAATGATGGAACCAAAGTGTTGATCAAGAAAGCGCTCTCGGACCGGCAGGCGGTCGCTATCGACTCCCCTGCCGAAGTAAGGCCCGTGGAACCGGAGCAAGGAAACCGGGTGGAAGCCGCTCCCGCTCCTGTTCCGGCAACGGAAGCGATCTCTCCTCAGCAGGCGCCTGCGGCCACCGGGGAAGAGGAGACTGATCTGCACAAGATCGTCTCTCCGATGGTGGGGACTTTTTACCGTGCCCCTTCTCCCGATTCCGATCCTTATGTCAAGGATGGAAGCCGGGTGGACGAAAAAACGGTGGTCTGCATCGTGGAAGCGATGAAACTGATGAACGAAATCGAGGCTGAAGTAAGGGGCGAGATCGTCAAGGTGCTCGTGGAAAACGGGCAACTGGTTGAATACGGTCAGCCGCTGTTTCTGGTTAAAGCCGACTAAACAGCGGAAGGGGAGAGAATGATGTTTAACAAAGTGCTGGTGGCCAATCGTGGAGAGATCGCCGTTCGCGTGATTCGCGCCTGTCGTGAACTGGGGATCGAGACCGTGGCCGTCTATTCCGAAGCGGACCGGGAAGCGCTTCATGTCACACTGGCGGATGAAGCCTACTGTATCGGGCCGGCGGCATCCAAAGAAAGCTACCTGAATATGACCAACCTGATGAGTGTGGCCACACTTGTCGAAGTGGATGCGATTCATCCCGGATACGGTTTCCTGGCGGAGAATGCCGACTTTGCCGAGTTGTGTGCAGCCTGCAACATCACTTTTATCGGTCCCGATCCGCAAGCCATTGTCAAAATGGGGGATAAAACGACAGCCAGAGAAACGATGAAAGCGGCCGGTGTTCCCGTGGTTCCCGGAACTGAAGGTGTGATCGAGGATTTGGATATTGCCGTGGAGACGGCCCGGGAGATCGGTTATCCCGTCATTGTCAAGGCTACTGCCGGCGGCGGCGGCAAGGGGATGCGGGTCGTACATACGGAGGAAGAGTTGAAGCGGGCGATTCAGATGGCCCAACAAGAGGCGGCGGCCAATTTTGGCAACCCCGGCGTCTATCTGGAGAAATTTCTGGTGGAGCCCCGCCACATTGAAATCCAGGTGCTGGCGGATTCCCATGGAAACACCATCCATCTGGGAGAGCGGGACTGTTCGATTCAACGCCGGTATCAGAAGCTGGTGGAAGAAGCCCCTTCCCCGGCACTGGATCCATCCTTGCGGGAAAAGATGGGACAGGCGGCCGTGGCGGCTGCACAAGCTGTCAACTATTCCGGGGCGGGAACGGTGGAGTTTCTCCTCGATAAAGAAGGAAACTTCTATTTTATGGAGATGAACACCCGGATCCAGGTGGAACACCC is part of the Kroppenstedtia eburnea genome and harbors:
- the accB gene encoding acetyl-CoA carboxylase biotin carboxyl carrier protein encodes the protein MKMHELRELIRLVDESKIEEFELENDGTKVLIKKALSDRQAVAIDSPAEVRPVEPEQGNRVEAAPAPVPATEAISPQQAPAATGEEETDLHKIVSPMVGTFYRAPSPDSDPYVKDGSRVDEKTVVCIVEAMKLMNEIEAEVRGEIVKVLVENGQLVEYGQPLFLVKAD
- the accC gene encoding acetyl-CoA carboxylase biotin carboxylase subunit, which encodes MFNKVLVANRGEIAVRVIRACRELGIETVAVYSEADREALHVTLADEAYCIGPAASKESYLNMTNLMSVATLVEVDAIHPGYGFLAENADFAELCAACNITFIGPDPQAIVKMGDKTTARETMKAAGVPVVPGTEGVIEDLDIAVETAREIGYPVIVKATAGGGGKGMRVVHTEEELKRAIQMAQQEAAANFGNPGVYLEKFLVEPRHIEIQVLADSHGNTIHLGERDCSIQRRYQKLVEEAPSPALDPSLREKMGQAAVAAAQAVNYSGAGTVEFLLDKEGNFYFMEMNTRIQVEHPVTELVTGIDLVKEQIRVAAGQPLSVGQEDVVINGWAIECRVNAEDPDRNFMPSPGTIQFYLPPGGAGVRVDSGAYPGYSIPPFYDSMVAKLIVWGKDREEAILRMKRALAEFAIDGVNTTIPFHLKLLNNRKFKQGDFHIQFLEKTDLEES